In the Apteryx mantelli isolate bAptMan1 chromosome 1, bAptMan1.hap1, whole genome shotgun sequence genome, one interval contains:
- the LOC136991151 gene encoding noggin-like, giving the protein MEGRRCLLLLLVCLLPLLPGAPGPAGCLLAPEDLLPLGQDPLLPPGTSDPAVHLLRARPSAPVRPYSLSLSPDDYRYSPKPKHLRPGRLRKLLGPSYDPFWMSPEDPRGRNASVEDLEVLSRDLAEGAGRYRRKLWQEAEGLELPTLLPPGEGLPGNLSRAVARRLRQWLVDRAVCRLTSAWVDLGPVFWPRWVRHTACDAGPACCSWPPGMACRPAQLTHIKLLAWHCWASRPPAPGPQQCAWRQIPYPVVAACKCSCR; this is encoded by the coding sequence ATGGAGGGCCGCcgctgccttctcctcctcctcgtctgcctgctgccactgctgccgggcgccccgggccccGCAGGCTGCCTCCTTGCGCCGGAGGACCTGCTGCCCCTCGGCCAGGACCCGCTGCTGCCGCCTGGCACCTCTGACCCTGCTGTCCACCTGCTGCGGGCCCGGCCCTCAGCCCCGGTGCGGCCCTACAGCCTGTCCCTTTCCCCCGACGACTACCGCTACTCCCCCAAGCCCAAGCACCTGCGGCCTGGGCGGCTCCGCAAGCTCCTGGGCCCGTCCTACGACCCCTTCTGGATGTCGCCGGAGGACCCGCGAGGCCGCAATGCCAGCGTCGAGGACCTGGAGGTCCTCAGCCGGGACCTGGCGGAGGGCGCTGGCCGCTACCGGCGCAAGCTGTGGCAGGAGGCCGAGGGCCTGGagctgcccaccctgctgcccccgggtgaggggctgcctggcaACCTGAGCCGCGCCGTGGCCCGGCGCCTCCGCCAGTGGCTGGTGGACCGAGCCGTGTGCCGCCTGACCTCTGCCTGGGTGGACCTGGGGCCCGTCTTCTGGCCCCGCTGGGTGCGCCACACGGCCTGCGACGCCGGCCCcgcctgctgctcctggccccccGGCATGGCCTGCCGCCCGGCCCAGCTCACCCACATCAAGCTCCTGGCCTGGCACTGCTGGGCCAGCCGGCCTCCGGCCCCCGGCCCTCAGCAGTGCGCCTGGCGGCAGATCCCCTACCCCGTCGTGGCTGCCTGCAAGTGCTCCTGCCGGTAA
- the GALR3 gene encoding galanin receptor type 3 gives MPEGWNASSDSLEVRAAGIIVPVIFSLIFLLGTVGNGLVLAVLLHNGQMKYNTTNLFILNLAMADLCFIIFCVPFQATIYTLDGWLFGPFACKAVHFLIYLTMYASSFTLAAVSVDRYLAIRYPLKSRDLRTSRNAGVAIIVIWSLSLLFAGPYLSYYQIVHYHGMPICIPIWENQRRKILDILTFVFGYLMPVTVVSLAYARTIKFLWTSVDPLERISEARKAKRKVTKMIVAVAILFCLCWLPHHLVILCFWFGHFPFNQATYACRLASHCLSYANSCLNPIVYALISKHFRKRFKQVFTCLFFQNKNRKKKKRVGNKVHVVNVGKGFTSSTRGFYRGNTEVTQVAEENTRSCPSPLKRDPEGASYTRTWTHQLQNAVVSVQKGLLEEESLARAGHPLAVTPPRRTPEFVTVHCR, from the exons ATGCCGGAGGGCTGGAATGCCTCCTCTGACAGCCTGGAGGTGCGAGCTGCAGGGATTATTGTGCCTGTGATCTTCTCCCTCATCTTTCTTCTGGGCACCGTGGGGAATGGGCTGGTGCTGGCCGTGCTGCTGCATAACGGTCAAATGAAGTACAACACCACCAATCTCTTCATCCTTAATCTGGCCATGGCCGACCTATGCTTCATCATCTTCTGCGTCCCCTTCCAGGCCACCATTTATACCCTGGATGGGTGGCTCTTTGGGCCCTTTGCCTGCAAGGCTGTGCATTTCCTTATCTACCTGACCATGTATGCCAGCAGCTTCACCTTGGCCGCGGTCTCCGTTGACAG gTACCTGGCTATTCGCTATCCACTGAAGTCCCGGGATCTACGCACCTCCCGAAACGCGGGAGTGGCCATTATAGTGATCTGGTCACTGTCGCTGCTCTTCGCGGGGCCTTACCTCAGTTACTACCAGATTGTCCATTACCATGGGATGCCCATCTGCATCCCCATCTGGGAGAACCAGCGCCGAAAGATTTTGGACATCCTCACATTTGTCTTTGGGTACCTCATGCCTGTGACTGTGGTGAGCCTGGCATATGCCAGGACCATCAAGTTCCTGTGGACCTCCGTAGACCCCCTTGAGAGGATCTCAGAGGCCCGGAAGGCTAAGCGTAAGGTCACCAAGATGATTGTGGCAGTGGCCATCCTGTTCTGCCTCTGCTGGCTGCCCCACCACTTGGTCATCCTGTGCTTCTGGTTTGGCCACTTCCCCTTCAACCAAGCCACTTATGCCTGTCGCCTGGCTTCCCACTGCCTGTCATATGCCAATTCCTGTCTCAACCCCATTGTCTATGCCCTTATCTCCAAGCATTTCCGCAAGCGTTTCAAGCAGGTCTTCACCTGTCTATTCTTCCAGAACAAGaataggaaaaagaagaagagagttGGAAATAAAGTCCACGTGGTCAATGTGGGCAAAGGTTTCACCAGCAGCACCAGAGGTTTCTATAGAGGCAACACTGAGGTGACCCAAGTCGCAGAGGAGAATACCAGGTCCTGTCCCAGTCCACTGAAGAGAGACCCTGAAGGTGCCAGTTACACCAGAACATGGACTCACCAGCTACAAAATGCTGTGGTCTCTGTTCAGAAGGGACTGCTGGAGGAGGAAAGTTTGGCAAGAGCTGGCCACCCCCTGGCTGTGACCCCTCCAAGGAGAACTCCAGAGTTTGTGACTGTTCACTGCAGATGA
- the ANKRD54 gene encoding ankyrin repeat domain-containing protein 54 isoform X1, with amino-acid sequence MEGGGGGGGGAAEPGAGPAAAAGPALGPAPGAPLGYLHVLWQREEPAGKIPARRLRRAARLHRRLGPTGKESHALKKLREAANGNDLDTVQQLLEDGTDPCAADDKGRTALHFASCNGNDHIVQLLLDHGADPNQRDGLGNTPLHLAACTNHVPVITTLLRGGARVDALDRAGRTPLHLAKSKLNILQEGLSHSLEAVRLEVKQIIQMLREYLERLGRHEQKEQLDDLCSKLQMTSTKEQVDEVTDLLASFTSLSLQMQKMEKR; translated from the exons atggaaggcggcggcggcggcggcggcggcgcggcggagcccggcgcggggccggcggcggcggcggggccggcgctggggccggcgcccGGCGCACCCCTCGGTTACTTGCACGTCCTATGGCAGCGGGAGGAGCCCGCGGGCAAGATCCCGGCGCGCCGCCTGCGCAGGGCCGCCCGCCTCCACCGCAGGCTGGGGCCTACGGGCAAGGAGAGCCACG CTCTGAAAAAACTGCGTGAAGCTGCCAATGGCAATGACTTGGACACAG TGCAGCAACTCTTGGAGGATGGAACTGACCCCTGTGCTGCAGACGACAAAGGCCGGACAGCCCTGCACTTTGCCTCCTGCAATGGCAACGATCACATTG TGCAATTGCTTCTGGACCACGGGGCTGACCCAAACCAGAGAGATGGACTGGGAAACACTCCCTTACATTTGG CTGCCTGCACAAACCACGTTCCTGTCATCACCACGCTGCTGCGCGGAG GGGCCAGAGTTGATGCCTTGGATCGAGCTGGCAGAACCCCGCTGCACCTGGCTAAATCAAAGCTTAACATCCTGCAGGAAGGACTCTCCCACAGCCTGGAGGCCGTACGCCTTGAAGTGAAACAG ATTATCCAGATGTTAAGGGAATACCTGGAACGTCTGGGGAGGCATGAGCAAAAGGAACAGCTGGATGACCTCTGCTCCAAGTTGCAGATGACCAGCACAAAAGAGCAG GTGGATGAGGTTACAGACCTCCTGGCCAGCTTCACGTCGCTCAGCCTGCAGATGCAGAAGATGGAGAAGAGGTAA
- the ANKRD54 gene encoding ankyrin repeat domain-containing protein 54 isoform X2: MAMTWTQQLLEDGTDPCAADDKGRTALHFASCNGNDHIVQLLLDHGADPNQRDGLGNTPLHLAACTNHVPVITTLLRGGARVDALDRAGRTPLHLAKSKLNILQEGLSHSLEAVRLEVKQIIQMLREYLERLGRHEQKEQLDDLCSKLQMTSTKEQVDEVTDLLASFTSLSLQMQKMEKR; encoded by the exons ATGGCAATGACTTGGACACAG CAACTCTTGGAGGATGGAACTGACCCCTGTGCTGCAGACGACAAAGGCCGGACAGCCCTGCACTTTGCCTCCTGCAATGGCAACGATCACATTG TGCAATTGCTTCTGGACCACGGGGCTGACCCAAACCAGAGAGATGGACTGGGAAACACTCCCTTACATTTGG CTGCCTGCACAAACCACGTTCCTGTCATCACCACGCTGCTGCGCGGAG GGGCCAGAGTTGATGCCTTGGATCGAGCTGGCAGAACCCCGCTGCACCTGGCTAAATCAAAGCTTAACATCCTGCAGGAAGGACTCTCCCACAGCCTGGAGGCCGTACGCCTTGAAGTGAAACAG ATTATCCAGATGTTAAGGGAATACCTGGAACGTCTGGGGAGGCATGAGCAAAAGGAACAGCTGGATGACCTCTGCTCCAAGTTGCAGATGACCAGCACAAAAGAGCAG GTGGATGAGGTTACAGACCTCCTGGCCAGCTTCACGTCGCTCAGCCTGCAGATGCAGAAGATGGAGAAGAGGTAA